A single genomic interval of Streptomyces sp. NBC_00663 harbors:
- a CDS encoding pyridoxamine 5'-phosphate oxidase family protein: MDVENDEASPSQEHSGHERPHDSGGPGVMDPEQIAQELADAHELLSRASMARLAYNGLDGLPRVIPIGIYWTGDEIIMSTAATAPKVRALSARPEVALTIDAGDSPGSARTLSLRGVVHLTIVDGVVPEYLAAARKNFDAESAAEFERNCRALYDRMARIAFEPRWARFYDFGAGRVPRFLADLAKKSG, encoded by the coding sequence ATGGATGTCGAGAACGACGAGGCGTCTCCGTCCCAGGAACACAGCGGCCACGAGCGGCCGCACGACAGTGGAGGACCAGGAGTCATGGACCCCGAGCAGATCGCACAGGAGCTGGCCGACGCCCACGAGCTGTTGAGCCGGGCGTCCATGGCGCGGCTCGCCTACAACGGACTCGACGGGCTGCCCCGCGTCATCCCGATCGGGATCTACTGGACCGGCGACGAGATCATCATGTCCACCGCTGCCACGGCGCCCAAGGTGAGAGCGCTGTCCGCCCGCCCCGAGGTCGCCCTGACCATCGACGCCGGCGACAGCCCCGGCTCGGCCAGGACACTGTCGCTACGTGGCGTCGTGCACCTCACGATCGTCGACGGGGTGGTTCCGGAGTACCTCGCGGCCGCGCGGAAGAACTTCGACGCGGAGTCCGCGGCCGAGTTCGAGCGGAACTGCCGGGCTCTGTACGACCGGATGGCCCGTATCGCGTTTGAGCCGCGGTGGGCACGGTTCTACGACTTCGGCGCCGGCCGGGTGCCGCGGTTCCTCGCCGATCTCGCCAAGAAGTCGGGCTGA
- a CDS encoding TetR/AcrR family transcriptional regulator, which produces MTVWDRPEPPTRPVPLDRERIVAAAVALADEGGLEAVSLRKVAARLNAGPMRLYGFISTKEELFDLMVDEVQAEILPEEQPGDWREALRVLAHRTRKAALRHEWLADLLGGRPSLGPHGLAVTEAKLAALDGLVDIDTAVRATETVGAYTTGAIRREIANLRAERATGLSKHDWRRASGPHVTRMLATGRFPALAKAVHEGTDVDTETSFATGLDWVLDAVAARLGQP; this is translated from the coding sequence ATGACTGTCTGGGACCGGCCGGAGCCGCCGACTCGCCCCGTGCCGCTCGACCGGGAGCGGATCGTCGCCGCCGCCGTCGCGCTCGCCGACGAGGGCGGTCTCGAAGCGGTGTCGCTGCGCAAGGTGGCCGCCCGGCTGAACGCCGGCCCGATGCGGCTGTACGGCTTCATCTCCACCAAGGAAGAACTGTTCGACCTCATGGTGGACGAGGTCCAGGCCGAGATCCTCCCCGAGGAGCAGCCCGGCGACTGGCGGGAGGCGCTCCGTGTGCTCGCCCATCGCACCAGGAAGGCCGCCCTCCGTCACGAATGGCTGGCCGACCTGCTCGGCGGCCGTCCGAGCCTGGGCCCCCACGGCCTCGCCGTGACGGAGGCCAAACTGGCGGCCCTCGACGGTCTCGTCGACATCGACACGGCCGTGCGCGCCACGGAGACGGTCGGCGCCTATACCACCGGCGCGATCAGGCGCGAGATCGCCAACCTGCGGGCCGAGCGTGCCACGGGCCTGTCCAAGCACGACTGGCGACGCGCCTCCGGCCCGCATGTGACGAGGATGTTGGCCACCGGCCGCTTCCCGGCGCTGGCCAAGGCTGTGCACGAGGGCACGGACGTGGACACCGAGACATCCTTCGCGACCGGCCTGGACTGGGTCCTCGACGCCGTGGCCGCGAGACTCGGCCAGCCTTGA
- a CDS encoding FAD-dependent oxidoreductase — translation MRHRIAVVGSGPAGLTFARVLHRHGHPVTVLERDPSRAARPPGGTLDLHEGMGQLALDKAGLLAEFETLSRPEGQAMRILDTDGTVLRDWRSRPDDRANPEIDRGQLRDLLLGPLDVHWGQDVTEVVPGSRDGATVHFADGRQEAFDLVVGADGAWSRTRPAVSPVTPHYTGVTSVETSLDDIDTRHPDLAQLIGEGSMAVYGVNRGLVAQRNSGGHVKVNAQFRTPLDGHTHLDPADVEGMRSNLLALFDGWAAPVLDLLRHGTAFIHRPLYVLPESHTWTHVPGVTLMGDAAHLMPPLGAGANLAMLEGAELAEAIATGPGDLDKTVRAFEEKMWARAGRWAKITMSGLERLVSPDPANALALFDQVQPS, via the coding sequence ATGAGACATCGCATCGCCGTGGTCGGGAGCGGTCCCGCCGGCCTCACCTTCGCCCGTGTCCTGCACCGCCACGGCCATCCGGTCACCGTCCTCGAACGCGATCCCTCCCGCGCGGCCCGGCCCCCGGGCGGCACGCTGGACCTGCACGAGGGGATGGGCCAGCTCGCGCTGGACAAGGCGGGGCTGCTGGCGGAGTTCGAGACGCTGTCCCGCCCCGAGGGACAGGCCATGCGCATCCTGGACACGGACGGGACCGTCCTGCGCGACTGGCGGTCCCGTCCGGACGACCGGGCCAATCCCGAGATCGACCGAGGGCAACTCCGTGACCTGCTCCTCGGCCCGCTGGACGTCCATTGGGGCCAGGACGTGACAGAGGTGGTGCCGGGGAGCCGGGACGGCGCGACGGTCCATTTCGCGGACGGACGGCAGGAGGCGTTCGACCTCGTGGTCGGCGCGGACGGCGCCTGGTCCCGGACCCGTCCGGCCGTCTCGCCGGTGACGCCGCACTACACCGGCGTCACCTCGGTCGAGACCTCCCTCGACGACATCGACACCCGCCACCCCGACCTGGCCCAGCTGATCGGCGAGGGTTCCATGGCGGTGTACGGCGTGAACCGCGGCCTCGTCGCCCAGCGCAACAGCGGCGGCCACGTCAAGGTGAACGCCCAGTTCCGTACGCCGCTGGACGGGCACACCCACCTCGACCCGGCGGACGTGGAAGGCATGCGCTCGAACCTGCTGGCGTTGTTCGACGGCTGGGCCGCACCCGTCCTCGACCTCCTCCGGCACGGCACGGCCTTCATCCACCGCCCCCTCTACGTCCTGCCCGAGTCCCACACCTGGACCCACGTCCCCGGTGTGACGCTCATGGGCGACGCCGCCCACCTGATGCCTCCGTTGGGGGCGGGCGCGAACCTCGCGATGCTGGAAGGGGCCGAACTCGCCGAGGCCATCGCCACCGGTCCCGGCGATCTGGACAAGACGGTCCGCGCCTTCGAGGAAAAGATGTGGGCACGGGCCGGGAGGTGGGCGAAGATCACGATGTCCGGCCTGGAACGCCTCGTGAGTCCGGACCCCGCCAACGCCCTCGCGCTCTTCGACCAGGTCCAGCCGTCCTGA
- a CDS encoding VOC family protein, with protein MTSRFTELAVDCHDPERLAAFWCEVLDFKVIERSEGKVEIGSWVPTVEEVRARQMPPTVLFVQVPEGRTVKNRLHLDVSPIDRSTEDEVARLLGLGATKADVGQGPDRGWVVMADPEGNEFCVLRTLAPQN; from the coding sequence ATGACAAGTAGGTTCACCGAGTTGGCCGTTGACTGCCACGATCCGGAGAGACTCGCGGCCTTCTGGTGCGAGGTCCTGGACTTCAAGGTGATCGAGCGGAGCGAGGGCAAGGTCGAGATCGGTTCCTGGGTGCCGACCGTCGAGGAGGTCCGGGCCCGTCAGATGCCGCCCACCGTGCTGTTCGTCCAGGTGCCCGAGGGCAGGACCGTGAAGAACCGGCTTCACCTCGACGTCAGCCCGATCGACCGCAGCACCGAGGACGAGGTGGCCAGACTGCTCGGCCTCGGCGCCACCAAGGCGGACGTGGGCCAAGGCCCGGACCGCGGCTGGGTGGTCATGGCGGACCCGGAGGGCAACGAGTTCTGCGTCCTTCGCACCCTGGCGCCGCAGAACTAG
- a CDS encoding flavodoxin family protein, whose translation MTTEAAPDADASYHFDDLTALFINCTLKPSPQLSHTQGLIDKSAEIMMARGVTTSEIRAVDHDIAPGVYPDMTEHGFATDEWPALYERVMAADILVVAGPIWLGDNSSVTKRVIERLYACSSILNPQGQYAYYGRVGGCLITGNEDGVKHCAMNVLYSLQHLGYTIPPQADAGWIGPAGPGPSYLDAGSGGPENDFTNRNASFMTWNLMHTAALLKRAGGVPAYGNQRSQWDAGCRPGAENPEHR comes from the coding sequence ATGACAACCGAAGCCGCGCCCGACGCCGACGCCTCGTACCACTTCGACGACCTGACCGCCCTGTTCATCAACTGCACCCTCAAACCGTCCCCGCAGCTCAGCCACACTCAAGGGCTGATCGACAAGAGCGCGGAGATCATGATGGCGCGGGGGGTCACCACATCCGAGATCCGTGCCGTCGACCACGACATCGCTCCCGGTGTCTACCCGGACATGACCGAGCACGGTTTCGCCACCGACGAGTGGCCCGCACTGTACGAGCGGGTGATGGCCGCGGACATCCTGGTCGTCGCCGGCCCGATCTGGCTCGGCGACAACAGCTCGGTGACCAAGCGAGTGATCGAGCGCCTCTACGCCTGCTCCAGCATCCTCAACCCACAAGGCCAGTACGCCTATTACGGCCGCGTCGGCGGCTGTCTGATCACCGGCAACGAGGACGGCGTGAAGCACTGCGCGATGAACGTCCTCTACAGCCTCCAGCACCTCGGCTACACGATCCCGCCCCAGGCCGACGCCGGCTGGATCGGACCGGCCGGCCCGGGACCGTCGTACCTCGACGCCGGTTCGGGCGGCCCGGAGAACGACTTCACCAACCGCAACGCGTCCTTCATGACCTGGAACCTCATGCACACCGCCGCCCTGCTGAAGCGGGCGGGCGGCGTTCCCGCGTACGGCAACCAGCGCTCCCAGTGGGACGCGGGCTGCCGCCCGGGAGCGGAGAACCCCGAACACCGCTGA
- a CDS encoding TfoX/Sxy family protein — translation MAYDEGLAQRILERWAADPEITEKHMFGGVAFLYRGNMAVGVTGDDLMVRVGPDASDAALARPGTRVFDMTGRPMRGWVVVDGGAVVEDDALGAWLDEGHAFAASLPPK, via the coding sequence ATGGCGTACGACGAAGGGCTCGCGCAGCGGATCCTGGAGCGCTGGGCGGCGGACCCCGAGATCACCGAGAAGCACATGTTCGGCGGGGTGGCGTTCCTGTACCGCGGCAACATGGCCGTCGGCGTCACCGGCGACGACCTCATGGTCCGGGTCGGCCCCGACGCGTCGGACGCGGCCCTCGCCCGGCCGGGCACGCGCGTCTTCGACATGACCGGCCGCCCGATGCGCGGCTGGGTCGTGGTGGACGGCGGCGCGGTCGTGGAGGACGACGCGCTCGGCGCATGGCTCGACGAGGGACACGCCTTCGCCGCGAGCCTGCCGCCCAAGTAG
- a CDS encoding SigE family RNA polymerase sigma factor gives MGDFETYAAVRWPRLLRTAYLLTNGDHHEAEDLVQVTLAKVYLRWHHIRTLDAPDQYVRRALINNNTTRQRKRRVVQLLTPHLPEQRGPSGCENYETRSELFDALATLPPRQRAIVVLRYWECLSEQQTADLLGCSVGTVKSQASRALKKLRSSAALADYAGGTPHTEQEGPRT, from the coding sequence ATGGGGGACTTCGAGACGTACGCGGCGGTGCGGTGGCCGCGGCTGCTGCGTACGGCGTATCTGCTGACGAACGGGGACCATCACGAGGCGGAGGACCTCGTCCAGGTGACGCTGGCGAAGGTGTATCTGCGCTGGCACCACATACGCACGCTGGACGCGCCCGATCAGTACGTGCGGCGCGCGCTGATCAACAACAACACGACCCGGCAGCGCAAACGGCGGGTCGTGCAACTCCTCACCCCCCACCTGCCTGAGCAGCGTGGTCCGTCGGGATGCGAGAACTACGAGACGCGCTCGGAGCTGTTCGACGCGCTCGCCACGTTGCCGCCCCGTCAGCGGGCCATCGTCGTGCTCCGCTACTGGGAGTGCCTGAGCGAACAGCAGACGGCGGACCTCCTCGGCTGCTCCGTCGGCACCGTGAAGAGCCAGGCCAGCCGGGCGCTGAAGAAACTGCGTTCGAGCGCGGCGCTGGCCGACTACGCCGGCGGGACGCCGCACACGGAACAGGAGGGACCCCGGACATGA
- a CDS encoding nSTAND1 domain-containing NTPase, which translates to MAGRRERPVDPAAGPVQRFAYELRELRAAAGGMTYRSLAQRAGYSVSTLSQAAAGEHVPTLPVALAYARACGGDLAEWEARWREAAEGAAGDDDGSLPPYRGLARFETGDSDLFFGRDRLTADLVDLLRARRFAAVFGPSGSGKSSLLRAGLIPVLRGTREPGLRPAAIRILTPGEHPVRSHASLLEPAPAEADTFVIVDQFEEVFTLCQDPAERARFIDLLLTARQPAGRLRVLLAVRGDFYGRCAEHRELADALRDATLLAGAMSPAELRAAVVKPATAAGLTVERALTARLTKEVADAPGGLPLLSHALLETWRRRRGKTLTVAGYEAAGCLDGAIATTAEKIYDGFTDDQATAARQVLLRLVAPGDGTPDTRRPVRRAELPGSGRDDTAAVLEALARARLLTLDGDTVEMAHEALITSWPRLRGWIDADRERLRAHRKLTEAADVWRELGREKGALYRGSRLTVVQEHFGGAPCGELTELEREFLDASRDDARRGRRRYRLVLTAVTTALCLALVAAGLAVGQWRSAVTAQHTAQSRQLAAQSLALLDSDPDLASLLAVHAYRTSPTREATAALYAAAASPLRKRLADGTAPVESLALTPDGRTLATHSADGTVRIWELPAGRLRHAFTASAGDEDSQVAALSPDGNTLALAVTGDAGAAVTLWDPATGKRLSTFGVPDGAVGALAFSPDGRSVAASSPAVVRVWDVSTGRTRHSFTGHPDPQGVAFGPDGRTLAAVGLGGQVRVWDLATGRTRTSRDSRIAGSAVALGPDGQTYAVARTDGSVQVRDTATAAVRRTIEDVPVALNGLRYSGDGRTLALSGPGGTVRLWDTVSGTAIGTVTAGHHGRGAMTVALDAAGHTLVTSSNVDPAARVHSLSADRPRITLVGPTGTYLTGLAFSRDGGMVSAVGQGPPGRGAVRLWDARTGDVEATLASAAEAGPEIGGRQLPFVVSRLAAVGFNPAGRALVAREGKDEVGKDEVVEVRDLATGRLHRSRAVDAADTAAFSPDGTRLAFVGAQGAVRIWHLSTGEVHTVHSAHGESVRELVYAPDGRTLAVVGVEADGDQVTLLDPATGRTRRTLQPGLRSPLSLAFSPDGRSLAAVGTSNGLVKTWDARTGDPVADFSVGEGVTSPAYSPDGRTLAVSTVSGVQLWDLATAQKRGTLPTRSPAAMAFSPDGRTLAIATDTSVGLWTVGLPDPAHAVRTLCETVDRPLTTLERSRYPDARLPDACNPSRP; encoded by the coding sequence GTGGCGGGGCGTCGTGAGCGGCCGGTGGATCCGGCGGCGGGACCGGTGCAGCGGTTCGCGTACGAGTTACGCGAGTTGAGGGCGGCGGCGGGTGGGATGACCTACCGTTCGCTGGCGCAGCGGGCGGGCTACTCGGTGAGTACGTTGTCGCAGGCCGCGGCGGGCGAGCACGTGCCGACGCTGCCGGTGGCCCTGGCCTATGCGCGGGCGTGCGGTGGGGACTTGGCGGAGTGGGAGGCCCGGTGGAGGGAAGCGGCGGAGGGAGCGGCCGGTGACGACGACGGCTCCCTCCCGCCGTACCGCGGCCTGGCGAGGTTCGAGACCGGGGACAGTGACCTCTTCTTCGGCCGGGACCGGCTCACCGCCGACCTCGTCGACCTGCTGCGCGCACGACGGTTCGCCGCCGTCTTCGGCCCCTCCGGCAGCGGCAAGTCCTCCCTGCTGCGGGCCGGTCTGATCCCCGTCCTGCGAGGCACACGCGAGCCGGGCCTGCGGCCGGCCGCGATCAGGATCCTGACGCCGGGCGAGCACCCCGTCCGCAGCCACGCCTCCCTGCTGGAACCCGCCCCCGCCGAGGCGGACACGTTCGTGATCGTCGACCAGTTCGAGGAGGTCTTCACGCTCTGCCAGGACCCGGCCGAGCGCGCACGCTTCATCGACCTGCTGCTCACCGCCCGGCAGCCCGCCGGCCGCCTGCGCGTGCTGCTGGCGGTGCGCGGCGACTTCTACGGCCGCTGCGCCGAGCACCGCGAACTGGCCGACGCCCTGCGCGACGCCACCCTCCTGGCCGGAGCGATGAGCCCGGCGGAACTACGGGCCGCCGTCGTCAAGCCGGCCACGGCCGCCGGACTGACCGTGGAACGCGCCCTCACCGCCCGGCTGACGAAGGAGGTCGCCGACGCGCCGGGCGGACTGCCGCTGCTGTCCCACGCGTTGCTGGAGACCTGGCGCCGCCGCCGCGGCAAGACACTGACCGTGGCGGGGTACGAGGCGGCCGGATGCCTGGACGGCGCGATCGCCACGACCGCCGAGAAGATCTACGACGGGTTCACCGACGACCAGGCGACCGCGGCCCGCCAGGTGCTGCTGCGCCTGGTCGCCCCCGGGGACGGCACCCCCGACACCCGTCGTCCCGTCCGGCGCGCCGAACTGCCCGGCAGCGGCCGGGACGACACGGCCGCGGTGCTGGAGGCACTCGCCCGGGCACGGCTGCTCACCCTGGACGGCGACACGGTCGAGATGGCCCACGAGGCCCTGATCACGTCGTGGCCCCGGCTGCGCGGGTGGATCGACGCGGACCGTGAACGCCTGCGGGCGCACCGGAAACTGACCGAAGCAGCCGATGTCTGGCGGGAGTTGGGCCGGGAGAAGGGCGCCCTGTACCGGGGGAGCAGACTCACCGTCGTACAGGAGCACTTCGGCGGCGCACCTTGCGGGGAACTCACCGAGCTGGAGCGGGAGTTCCTCGACGCCAGCCGTGACGACGCGCGGCGGGGCCGACGCCGGTACCGGCTGGTGCTCACCGCGGTCACCACCGCCCTGTGCCTCGCCCTCGTCGCCGCCGGCCTCGCCGTCGGGCAGTGGCGGAGCGCGGTCACCGCGCAGCACACCGCCCAGTCCCGCCAACTCGCCGCCCAGTCCCTTGCCTTGCTGGACTCGGATCCGGACCTTGCCTCCCTCCTCGCCGTGCACGCCTACCGGACCAGCCCGACCCGTGAAGCCACCGCGGCCCTGTACGCCGCCGCCGCGTCACCGCTGCGCAAGCGCCTCGCCGACGGCACCGCACCGGTGGAATCCCTCGCCCTCACCCCGGACGGACGCACCCTCGCCACCCACAGCGCGGACGGCACGGTGCGGATCTGGGAGCTGCCCGCGGGGCGGCTCCGGCACGCGTTCACCGCATCCGCCGGCGACGAAGACAGCCAGGTCGCGGCCCTCAGCCCCGACGGAAACACCCTCGCCCTCGCCGTCACCGGTGACGCAGGCGCGGCGGTCACCCTGTGGGATCCCGCGACCGGCAAGCGGCTCAGCACCTTCGGGGTACCGGACGGCGCGGTGGGCGCGCTCGCCTTCAGCCCCGACGGTCGGAGCGTGGCGGCTTCCTCCCCGGCCGTGGTACGGGTGTGGGACGTGTCCACCGGCCGTACTCGACACAGCTTCACCGGCCATCCCGACCCACAGGGGGTCGCCTTCGGCCCGGACGGCCGTACCCTCGCCGCGGTGGGCCTCGGCGGACAGGTGCGGGTGTGGGACCTGGCCACCGGCCGCACCCGTACCTCACGGGACAGCCGGATCGCGGGCAGCGCGGTGGCGCTCGGCCCCGACGGTCAGACGTACGCGGTCGCTCGGACCGACGGTTCGGTGCAGGTGCGGGACACGGCCACCGCCGCCGTCCGGCGCACCATCGAAGATGTCCCCGTGGCGCTGAACGGACTGCGCTACAGCGGAGACGGGCGGACCCTCGCACTCTCCGGCCCGGGCGGCACGGTCCGCCTGTGGGACACCGTCTCCGGTACGGCGATCGGCACCGTGACCGCCGGTCACCACGGCCGGGGGGCCATGACGGTGGCCCTCGACGCGGCCGGCCACACCCTCGTGACCAGCAGCAACGTGGACCCCGCCGCCCGCGTTCACAGTCTGTCCGCCGACCGCCCGCGGATCACGCTGGTGGGCCCCACCGGCACGTACCTCACCGGCCTGGCCTTCAGCCGGGACGGAGGCATGGTGTCCGCGGTCGGTCAAGGGCCGCCGGGGCGTGGGGCCGTACGCCTGTGGGACGCCCGGACCGGCGATGTCGAAGCCACCCTGGCGTCGGCAGCCGAAGCCGGTCCGGAGATCGGTGGACGGCAGTTGCCCTTCGTGGTTTCCCGCCTCGCGGCGGTGGGCTTCAATCCCGCCGGGCGTGCCCTGGTGGCTCGGGAGGGCAAGGACGAGGTGGGCAAGGACGAGGTGGTCGAGGTCCGGGACCTCGCCACGGGCCGCCTGCACCGAAGCCGGGCCGTGGACGCCGCCGACACGGCGGCCTTCAGCCCCGACGGGACCCGCCTCGCCTTCGTCGGCGCGCAGGGCGCGGTGCGGATCTGGCACCTTTCGACCGGCGAGGTGCACACCGTCCACTCCGCCCACGGCGAGTCCGTGCGGGAGCTGGTGTACGCCCCGGACGGCCGCACCCTCGCGGTCGTGGGCGTCGAGGCCGACGGCGATCAGGTCACCCTGCTCGACCCCGCGACCGGCCGCACGCGGCGCACGCTCCAGCCGGGCCTCCGCAGCCCGCTGTCCCTCGCGTTCAGCCCGGACGGACGCTCCCTCGCCGCCGTCGGCACGAGCAACGGCCTGGTGAAGACGTGGGACGCGCGGACCGGTGATCCCGTGGCCGACTTCAGCGTCGGCGAAGGCGTGACATCGCCGGCGTACAGCCCCGACGGACGCACCCTGGCCGTGAGCACCGTGAGCGGAGTCCAGCTCTGGGACCTCGCCACCGCCCAGAAGAGAGGCACCCTGCCGACCCGCTCGCCCGCGGCGATGGCGTTCAGCCCGGACGGCCGCACCCTGGCGATCGCCACGGACACCTCCGTGGGCCTGTGGACCGTCGGCCTGCCCGACCCGGCCCACGCCGTCCGCACCCTCTGCGAGACCGTCGACAGACCCCTCACCACCCTCGAACGGTCCCGCTACCCCGACGCCCGGTTGCCCGACGCGTGCAACCCGAGCCGTCCGTGA
- a CDS encoding acyltransferase family protein yields the protein MESPPAVTERRPGTHPKAGPSRLGWLDALRGIAALVVVFDHSSYTFLADFRRELMPQFNTSRYGIMVFFLVSGYIVPASLERRGCVRTFWIGRLFRVYPLWAAVVVLLLAAHLLGVAEIRDFGGRSVATVAVAHVTMLQELLGTPSLLLVLWTLSYEMSFYLLVVALFTVRLHQRSAAVSVLLAVLAAVSVAAGLTVPASALTGLVGTGPLIACASITMAVAIGCASAGSPALRRFGGVLGGVLALVLVALNGTVPLWESLVIFAVMFLGTAVHRAENGRAGRRHAVGSAVVVVACAVGSAYGYGGDAPFTRRGWIVAFLLAVLTFGAGLLMRHRRLPRLLTGLGAISYSVYLVHPVLLAVIDGTIGRRRHDDVVREVAFFVLLLPVCLLTHRYVEVPGLRWGRRLRRPAAPVSDRDD from the coding sequence ATGGAATCTCCGCCCGCCGTCACCGAACGCCGTCCCGGCACCCACCCGAAGGCAGGTCCGTCACGGTTGGGCTGGCTGGACGCGTTGCGCGGCATCGCCGCACTCGTCGTGGTGTTCGACCACTCGTCGTACACGTTCTTGGCCGACTTCCGGCGGGAGTTGATGCCTCAGTTCAACACCAGCCGTTACGGCATCATGGTGTTCTTCCTGGTGAGCGGCTACATCGTGCCCGCGTCGCTGGAACGCCGGGGCTGTGTGCGGACGTTCTGGATCGGGCGGCTCTTCCGGGTGTACCCGCTGTGGGCGGCCGTCGTCGTCCTGCTTCTCGCCGCCCACCTGCTGGGTGTCGCGGAGATCCGTGACTTCGGCGGGCGGAGCGTCGCCACCGTGGCCGTCGCCCATGTCACCATGCTCCAGGAGCTGTTGGGGACACCCAGCCTCCTGCTGGTCCTGTGGACGCTCTCCTACGAGATGTCCTTCTACCTCCTTGTCGTCGCCCTCTTCACGGTCCGCCTTCACCAGCGGTCCGCGGCGGTGTCGGTCCTGCTGGCCGTGCTCGCCGCCGTGAGCGTGGCGGCGGGTCTGACGGTCCCGGCCTCCGCCCTGACCGGCCTGGTCGGCACCGGACCGCTCATCGCGTGTGCGTCGATCACCATGGCGGTCGCCATCGGGTGCGCGAGCGCCGGCTCCCCTGCGCTTCGGAGGTTCGGGGGCGTGCTGGGCGGGGTGTTGGCGCTTGTCCTGGTCGCGTTGAACGGGACGGTCCCGCTGTGGGAGAGCCTGGTGATCTTCGCTGTGATGTTCCTGGGCACAGCTGTCCACCGCGCCGAGAACGGTCGGGCCGGCCGACGCCACGCGGTCGGCAGCGCGGTCGTCGTGGTCGCGTGTGCCGTGGGGAGCGCGTACGGGTACGGCGGTGACGCCCCCTTCACCCGGCGCGGCTGGATCGTCGCGTTCCTGCTGGCCGTGCTCACCTTCGGCGCCGGGCTGCTGATGCGCCACCGGCGCCTACCGCGGCTGCTGACCGGGCTGGGGGCGATCAGCTACTCGGTCTATCTGGTGCATCCGGTGCTGCTGGCGGTCATCGACGGCACGATCGGCCGGCGACGGCACGACGATGTCGTACGCGAAGTGGCGTTCTTCGTCCTGCTGTTGCCCGTGTGTCTGCTGACCCACCGGTACGTCGAGGTGCCGGGCCTGCGCTGGGGCCGAAGGCTCCGGCGTCCAGCGGCGCCTGTCTCTGATCGAGATGACTGA
- a CDS encoding amidase, giving the protein MDWNLATAQELAAALRAGEVSSVELTEQAIARIERDDKEVNAICVPDFDRARAAARDADRARARGEDRPLLGIPVTVKESYNVAGLPTTWGVPPYRDHLPQEDAVQVSRLRAAGAVLLGKTNVPLGLQDIQSFNEIYGTTNNPWDHTRTAGGSSGGSAAALAAGFGALSIGSDLAGSLRTPAHFCGVYAHKPTLGLAAARGMVPPSAPALPAEHDLAVVGPMARSARDLTLLLDVMAGPDPLTSGVAHQLTLPPARHERLRDFRVLVLDEHPLIATGAAVRAGVRRVADALAEDGARVERHSPLLPDLTAAALVYARLLFAGAAARYPEDAYDELRAQAARLRADDVSLSAARLRATVSSHRDWIEADNRRELHRHAWRQLFGEFDAVVCPITPTPAFPHDHDPDLLGRRIDIDGVAYPYLDQLVWAGLATMPGLPATAVPAGRSAEGLPVGVQLIGPMFEDRTPLRLAELLERTIGGFQAPR; this is encoded by the coding sequence ATGGACTGGAATCTTGCGACGGCCCAAGAACTCGCGGCTGCTCTGCGTGCCGGTGAAGTGTCCTCGGTGGAGCTGACCGAGCAGGCGATCGCCCGTATCGAGCGGGACGACAAGGAGGTCAACGCGATCTGTGTGCCGGACTTCGACCGGGCACGGGCCGCCGCCCGCGACGCCGACCGGGCGCGCGCCCGGGGTGAGGACCGGCCCCTGCTCGGTATCCCGGTGACGGTCAAGGAGTCCTACAACGTTGCCGGTCTGCCCACGACCTGGGGCGTGCCGCCGTACCGCGACCATCTGCCGCAGGAGGACGCGGTGCAGGTGTCGCGGCTCCGGGCCGCGGGCGCGGTGCTGCTCGGGAAGACCAATGTGCCGTTGGGGCTCCAGGACATCCAGAGCTTCAACGAGATCTACGGCACCACCAACAACCCGTGGGATCACACACGTACCGCGGGCGGGTCCTCCGGCGGATCGGCGGCGGCCCTGGCGGCCGGATTCGGTGCGCTGTCCATCGGCTCCGACCTCGCCGGGTCGCTGCGGACCCCCGCACACTTCTGCGGCGTCTACGCGCACAAGCCGACCCTCGGCCTCGCGGCGGCCCGCGGAATGGTCCCGCCGTCCGCCCCGGCCCTGCCGGCGGAGCACGACCTCGCTGTCGTCGGTCCGATGGCGCGCAGCGCCCGCGACCTCACGCTCCTGCTCGACGTGATGGCCGGCCCCGACCCGCTGACCTCCGGTGTGGCGCATCAGTTGACGCTGCCGCCCGCGCGCCACGAGCGGCTGCGCGACTTCCGGGTCCTGGTCCTCGACGAGCACCCGCTCATCGCGACCGGGGCCGCGGTCCGGGCGGGCGTGCGGCGGGTGGCCGACGCGCTGGCCGAGGACGGCGCCCGCGTCGAACGGCACAGCCCGCTGCTGCCCGACCTGACCGCAGCCGCCCTGGTCTACGCGCGGTTGCTGTTTGCCGGCGCCGCCGCACGCTATCCCGAAGACGCCTACGACGAACTGCGCGCCCAGGCCGCCCGGTTGAGGGCGGACGACGTCAGTCTCAGTGCGGCGCGGCTGCGGGCCACGGTGTCGAGCCACCGTGACTGGATCGAGGCGGACAACCGCCGTGAACTCCACCGCCACGCCTGGCGGCAGCTCTTCGGGGAGTTCGACGCCGTGGTCTGTCCGATCACGCCCACGCCCGCGTTCCCGCACGATCACGATCCCGATCTGCTGGGGCGCCGGATCGACATCGACGGCGTCGCGTACCCCTACCTCGACCAGCTCGTCTGGGCCGGTCTGGCGACCATGCCCGGGCTCCCGGCCACCGCGGTACCGGCGGGCCGGTCCGCCGAGGGACTGCCGGTGGGAGTACAGCTCATCGGGCCGATGTTCGAGGACCGCACCCCGCTGAGGCTGGCCGAACTGCTCGAACGGACGATCGGCGGCTTCCAGGCGCCGCGGTAA